Part of the Sporosarcina sp. FSL K6-2383 genome is shown below.
GCCGACACTGTTCCTGAAATGACAATCCCTTGTTGCTCATCACGAGCTTCTACCGAAATATCAATACGATTATCTTCTCTAGTCACACGGGTCACCTCGAACAGAAACTCAATCGTCGAATAGTGATAGACAGGTTTTTGGAATGTTAGGTGCTGTTCCACAACATGTGAGCCCGGGCCTGGCAAATATTTTGAAATAGCCGAGGTTACAATTCCAGTCAGCATAATGGTTGGTACAATTGGTTTTTCAAAAGTAGTCTGCGAAGCGTAATCATGCTGAATATAAAGCGGGTTACTATCATTCGTTAACCCTAGGTAAAGTAGTAGGTCTTTATCTTCTATTTTTTCTGTCAACTTTAACTTTTCTCCAACAGTAATATCTTCAATCTTTCTTCCAAGACGTCTTTTCTTTCCAAGTATCAACGTGCTTCCCCCTTTAGATATACTCGAACACTATAAGTTTAACAATAATCAGAAAAAAAATCGAGTAGCATCTGCTACTCGATTTTCAAATTATGTACGAAGGGGAAATATCCCCCTTCAACATTATAGGTTTTTGATCAATTCATTAGCAAATTCTGAAGCTTTTACTTCAGTAGCACCGTCCATTAGACGTGCAAAGTCGTAAGTAACAACTTTAGATGCAATTGTATGTTCAATTGAAGCTGTGATCATTGCTGCAGCTTCGTTCCATCCAAGGTGTTCAAGCATTAAAACACCTGAAAGAAGAACTGAAGATGGGTTTACTTTATCAAGACCTGCATATTTCGGTGCAGTACCGTGTGTTGCTTCAAAGATTGCATGGCCTGTATCGTAGTTAATGTTCGCACCAGGTGCGATACCGATTCCACCAACTTGTGCAGCAAGTGCATCAGAAATATAGTCACCATTCAAGTTCATTGTTGCAACAACATCAAACTCTTTTGGACGTGTCAAGATTTGTTGTAGGAAGATGTCAGCAATTGCATCTTTAACGATGATTTTGCCTGCTGCTTCAGCATCTGATTGAGCTTTGTTCGCGGCTTCTGTTCCTTCAGCTTCTTGAATTTTGTCATATTGGTTCCAAGTAAATACTTTATCGCCAAATTCTTGTTCAGCCACTTCATAGCCCCAGTTTTTGAACGCGCCTTCCGTGAACTTCATGATGTTACCTTTATGAACAAGCGTCAATGATTTGCGGCCTTCTTTGATGATGTAGTTAAGAGCAGCACGCACTAGACGTTTTGTACCATCTTCAGAAATCGGCTTAATACCGATTCCAGAAGTTTCTGGGAAACGGATATTTTTAACGCCCATTTCATTTTGCAAGAAATTAATCATTTTCTTAGCTTCCGGCGTACCTTCTTTGTATTCAATTCCTGCATAAATATCTTCTGTGTTTTCACGGAAAATAACCATATCACAGTCTTCTGGACGCTTAACGGGTGAAGGAACCCCTTCAAAGTAACGCACTGGACGTAAGCAAGTGTAAAGATCCAACTCTTGGCGAAGTGCAACGTTCAATGAACGGAAACCGCCACCGATTGGTGTTGTAAGAGGTCCTTTAATAGCGATCAAATACTCTTCGATTGTGTCAAGTGTTTCTTGTGGTAGCCATTCGCCCGTTTCGTTGAATGCTTTCTCTCCTGCAAGAACTTCTTTCCATACAAGTTTTTTCTTGCCGTCGTACGCTTTGTCTACAGCCGCTTCAAGTACACGTGATGCCGCATGCCAAATATCCGGTCCAGTACCGTCACCGATAATGAAAGGAATTGTTGCGTGATCTGGAACATTTAGTACACCGTTAGTTACTGTAATTTTTCCACCGTTAGTCATGAATAATTTCCTCCTAATTTCAAAATCATAGGGCTGACATATGAATACGCCGCCCCACAGTTAGTCAATACCTTACTGCTTCATTTCTTGTTATTTACGATCGTTAATCGGTACATATTTCTGCATACCCGGTCCAATATAGTCTGCACGTGGACGAATCAAACGATTGTTTGCATATTGCTCAAGAATGTGCGCAATCCAACCAGATACGCGGGAAACTGCAAAAATAGGTGTGAATAAATCATGATCGATATCAAGTGAATGGTATACCGATGCCGAATAGAAGTCTACGTTCGGTGGTAGATTCTTTTCACCCGTAACAATTGCTTCGATTTGATTTGACATATTGTAGTATTTCTCTTCACCGCGTAATGTTGTCAACTTTTTAGACATCGCACGTAGATGCTTCGCACGCGGGTCACCTTTACGGTATACACGATGCCCGAAGCCCATGATTTTTTCTTTGTTTGCTAGTTTTTCACGGATGTAAGGCTCTACATTTTCTTCAGAACCGATTTCCATTAACATTTTCATCACTTGCTCGTTTGCACCACCATGAAGTGGTCCTTTAAGTGCACCAATCGCAGCTGTTACGCCAGAGTACACATCGGAAAGTGTTGCAACACAGACACGCGCTGTGAACGTCGATGCATTTAATTCGTGGTCAGCATGAAGAACTAATGCTTTGTCGAATGCTTCGATTGCAATTGCTGCTGGTTCTTTACCAGAAAGCATGTAAAGGAAGTTTTCAGCATAACCAATACCCGCTTTTGGAGCAACTGGCTCAAGACCTTTACGAATACGAGCAAATGAAGTAACGATTGTCGCAATTTTAGCTTGAAGCTTAATCGCTTTTTCGTAGTTAGCTTCATCAGACATATCTTCAGCTTTATCATCGTATAATCCTAGAAGTGAGACAGCTGTACGAAGTGCCGCCATCGGATGTACTTCTTGGATTGGATACGTTTTAAAATGATTAAGTACTTCTTGAGGAACAGCCATATGATCTGCTAGCTGTTTTTTCAGTTCCGCAAGCTCATCCTCTTTTGGAAGACGTTGATGCCATAGAAGATAAATGACTTCTTCAAAACTGGCATTCTCTGCGAGATCGTCAATATCATAGCCGACATATGTAAGTGTGTCATCAATAATTGAACTGATTGCTGACTGTGTCGCTACGACTCCTTCCAACCCTTTGGTTGATGTCATATAAATCGCTCCTTCTTTCAGTGTAGCCGTTCATTCCTAAAAAAAGAAGGACGGCCAGTCTGCTAATAATAATATACTATCTAAAAACGCTTACAACGACCATTATAATCAATTTCGTCATCTTTGTGAATGGTTACGCTTATTTTTGTTTTTATATTTGTAAAAAGGGGGGAGATAAATGGCTACAAACCGCGACAAGCAACAGACTTTCCAATTAATATTATTTAAATGGCTACCTGTTATTATGACAGCAATTCTTTTCTTTTTTGTCCCTCCTGCTGCCATCGCAGTCATTATTGCCTATTTTACTGCACCCATTTTGGTGTCTTTACGCACCATGATAAAACTGCCTTTAACGATTGCAACACTATTCGTTATGACCCTAATCATATTCCTATTTAGTACATTTACCTTCGTCGCACTTCACGGATTAATGGACACGATTCCCGCTATTGAGCGTCATATTGCGCCGTTCACAAAAAATACCAATATCGCGGGGAAGCTATTCGTTTTTCTTGAAGATAAAGTTGTTCAATATGGACATGCCATACTGGAATATGCTGTCACAATGATTAGCATGATATTCCAACAGTTGTTTAGCCTTTTTATATTCCTTATCGCTTATTTCTTTGCACTTCGCGAATCTGGAAAAAATCGGTTTTGGTTTCTAGTCTATTTTCCCGCCAAAGTCCGCCAACCTGCAAAAAGGATGTTTACAAAAGCTGGGCAACTAATTGGCACGTTCATAGCCGTGGAAATGCGGCTATTCTTCCTCACCTTTTTAATTATCACCGCTGGGTTCTTCTTTCTTCGATTCACTTCACCCATTGGTATGGCGTTTTTAATTTCACTTGCAGACAGCCTTCCCTTTCTCGGAATTGGCTTGTTCCTGCTACCTATGGCAGCATTTTTCATCTATACAAATAATCTTTATGTTGGAATTACGCTTATTTTGCTCTATTTGTTTACGATGATTACCCGTCAAATGGCCGAATCATATATGTGGGCCTCCACGTTCCAATTAAAACCAATCCATGCGTTTTTCATTACTGCATGCTCAGTTTACTTATTCGGATTACCCGGCATTTTACTCACACCGTTTTTATTATTTGCCGCCCTGAAAATTAAACAACATCCCTTGTTCACATCATAATGATACGGCCATTTTTCATTTTGTTATAAATCCACTTTTGGATAAAAGGACGAATGAAGTTTCTCGGTCCTTTGAATAACAGCATTATCCCAACAATATCTGTTATAAAGCCAGGCATGATGAGCAAGATACCACCAAAAAAAATACAGACACTGTCAATCAGGGCATTCCCCGGTGTTTCCATTGTCGCCATTCGAGTTCTCAGCTCATTCCACGCTTTCATCCCTTGCCGTTTCGCCATGTAAGCACCACCTACACCTGTTAGTAGGATGATAGCAATCGTAGGGAAAAGACCTAGCGTTTTCCCTGAATAGATTAGCAAAGCGAGCTCCGCAGTTGGAATTGCAATAAAGGAAAGAATTAGCCATTTCATATTGTAGTCGACCTCCTAATTATCAATCACGCCTCAGCGTGATTGCGTCCAGATTTTGAATTGAGCTTGCTCAATTAACTCCTTTCAAAATCTGTGACATCCGCCGGTGGCTTTCACTTAATTCAGCAAATGTATTTGTGCTGAATTAAGTGAAAAGGCTGCTTACCGACCAATTCGGAAGCAGCCTTTACTAATTACTGATTATTACAGGACACTTGCATGTCCGTTATAAATCACACCAGATTCAGCATCCATTGTCACTTCGTTACCATGCTTAATCAGTTTTGTTGCATTTTCAACGCCTACAATAACAGGGATACCTAAACTAAGTCCTACGACTGCCGCATGACTAGTGAGTCCACCTTCTTCTGTAATGAGTCCAGCACACTTTTCAATAGCAGGCATCATATCCCGATCCGAACCAACTGTAACAAGAATAGCACCTGTTGTATCAAGCGCTAGTGCCTCTGCTGCATTTCTGGCAACAACCGTACGACCAAATGCAGTCGTTCTACCAATTCCTTGCCCGCGTGCAAGTTGATCGCCCACAACTTGAATTTTCATCAAGTTCGTCGTTCCAGCTTCACCGACTGGGACCCCGGCAGTAATAATCACTACATCACCATGACCAACATATTGATGCTTAATACTCTCTTCAACAGACTCCTGCAAAACCTCATCAATAGAAGTTACTTTTTTACCCACAATCGGATAGACGCCCCAAACAAGTGACAGTTTTCTTGAGCATAATTCAGTAGATGTCACCGCAATAACTGGGCAACCCGGACGGTATTTAGCAATCATCTTAGCTGTATGACCACTTTCGGTCGGTGCAAGAACTGCTTTCACTTTTAAGTTAATAGCTGTGTAGGCCGCTGCTTGCCCAATCGCATCTGTCATATTACCATGTTTTTCACGACGTCGAGTTGATACGACTGAACGATAGTCAATTGCATCTTCTGTTGTCGTAGCAATACGATCCATTGTGCGGACTGATTCAACTGGATACAAACCTGCCGCTGTTTCTCCCGACAACATAATAGCGTCGGAGCCATCCATAATGGCATTCGCAACGTCACTCGCTTCTGCACGTGTAGGACGCGGGTTACGTTGCATTGAATCGAGCATTTGTGTAGCAGTAATAACCGGTTTACCTGCCTGATTACATTTTTTAATAAGATCTTTCTGTACAATAGGTACTTCCTCTGCTGGAATTTCGACCCCAAGATCACCACGCGCAACCATTAAACCGTCAGACACATTAATGATTTCATCAATATTATCAACGCCTTCTTGGTTTTCAATTTTAGGAATAATTTGCAAATGAGCCCCGTCATTTGCTTCTAAGATTTCACGAATTTCCATGACATCAGAAGCACGTCGAACAAATGATGCTGCAATGAAATCGACACCTTCTTGAATCCCAAACAAAATATCTGCTGCATCCTTGTCTGTAATTCCAGGAAGCTGTACCGAAACACCCGGGACATTGACACCTTTTTTATTCTTTAATGTACCTGAATTGATAACAAGTGTCTGGATAAGCCCTTGCGCTTCATCTTTTCCTGTTACCTCTAATTGTATGAGTCCATCATCCAGTAAAATAACTGAGCCTACTTCAACATCTTCAATTAGTTTTTCATAGCTAACAGAGAATACGCTTTGATTCCCTTCGACTTCTTGCATAGAAATAGCAACATGTTGTCCCGTGACCAGATCAACTTCGCCATTTTTCATAGAATGTGTTCGGATTTCAGGGCCTTTTGTATCTAACAAAATACCGACCACTTTACCTTTTTCATGGGCCACTTTTCGAATCGTATCGATACGCGCCTTATGCTCTGCATGATCTCCATGTGAAAAATTCAACCTTGCAACATTCATCCCCGCGTCAATCAGTTGCCCTAATATTTCTGGTGACTCACTTGCAGGACCAATTGTACAAACTATTTTCGTCTTTCTCATCTATTCTCGCCCCTTTTCCAATGATAAAACCATTCAGATAGATCTTTTGAAATAAATTTTCCAAATAACGCTCGGTGCTTGGGAAAGTCTCCCGCGCATTGGTCACATAAAATTATTAGTTCTATATTAGATAGATAATTCTATTGAAAGCTTGTACATCTCTGATTTCCATTCATTCTTAGCTTCTACAACATCTTTTAATTCATACTCCACTATACCATTGTTTCTCATGCCTACAGCGACACCACCGCGGCCCTCTTTTAGGACCTCCACTGCTCTTGCACCGAATTGGCTGGCAATTACACGGTCACGCGCGGAAGGTGATCCACCTCTTTGAATATGGCCAAGTACTGAAATACGTGTATCAATACCCGCTTCCCGCTTCAACAAATCCGCTAGTTCTACTGCCGGCATAACTCCTTCGGCAACAATGATGATACTATGCTTCTTGCCACGGCCTGAGCCACTTTTCAGTCTTTCAATAATTGCTGGAACATCATATTTCTCTTCCGGTATTAAAATTGTTTCCGCACCGCCCGCAAGTCCTGCCCACAAAGCCAAGTCACCTGCGTCACGGCCCATCACTTCTACAATAAATGTCCGCTCATGTGATGAAGCTGTATCCCGAATTTTATCGATTGCATCAATGACCGTATTCAATGCAGTATCAAAGCCGATTGTAAAATCAGTTCCTTTAATATCGTTGTCAATCGTCGCTGGAACACCTACACAAGGAATACCAAGCTTCGTCAACTCAAAAGCACCTTGGAATGAACCGTCTCCACCAATGACAACAATTCCCTCAATACCATGTGCCTTCAATTGCTCGACAGCCTTGTCTCTTCCTTCTGGCGTCCGGAACTCCACGCTACGAGCAGAACGGAGCTTCGTTCCACCACGTTGAATAATATCACCAACAGAACCAAGCTCTAATAGCTCAATTTTCCCTTCAATCAGTCCCTGATAACCATTGTAAATACCCGCCACTTCGAACCCTTCGAAAATAGCCTTCCGAACAACCGCACGAACTGCCGCATTCATGCCCGGCGCGTCTCCTCCACTTGTCAAAACAGCAATCTTTTTCATTAAAATCGCTCCTCGTATATGTATAATTGGTTTTCCATTGAACACGAGTAGATGCGATTTCACACATCTACTCCCTAGCCAGAAAACACACCCATTTGTCTAAACTTATTGTAACGATCCTCAATAAGTCCATCACCGTCAAGTGTCCCTAACTTTTCCAAAGAAGCACGAATGGCATCCCCGATATAGCTAGCCTGCATTTGTAGATCACGATGTGCACCACCCAGTACCTCTGGAATAATATCATCAATAATGCCCATTTCCTTTAAATGAGGTGCCGTAATTTTCATCGCTTCAGCAGCCTGTTTGGCAAGACTTGAATCTTTCCAAAGAATTGAAGCCGCACCCTCGGGAGAAATAACAGAATAAGTCGAATGCTCCAGCATGTGAATATGATTCGCTACACCAAGTGCTAGCGCACCACCACTTCCACCTTCCCCAATGACAATC
Proteins encoded:
- a CDS encoding MaoC/PaaZ C-terminal domain-containing protein, translating into MILGKKRRLGRKIEDITVGEKLKLTEKIEDKDLLLYLGLTNDSNPLYIQHDYASQTTFEKPIVPTIMLTGIVTSAISKYLPGPGSHVVEQHLTFQKPVYHYSTIEFLFEVTRVTREDNRIDISVEARDEQQGIVISGTVSALPPKVEERLTSQAMDNF
- the icd gene encoding NADP-dependent isocitrate dehydrogenase, which codes for MTNGGKITVTNGVLNVPDHATIPFIIGDGTGPDIWHAASRVLEAAVDKAYDGKKKLVWKEVLAGEKAFNETGEWLPQETLDTIEEYLIAIKGPLTTPIGGGFRSLNVALRQELDLYTCLRPVRYFEGVPSPVKRPEDCDMVIFRENTEDIYAGIEYKEGTPEAKKMINFLQNEMGVKNIRFPETSGIGIKPISEDGTKRLVRAALNYIIKEGRKSLTLVHKGNIMKFTEGAFKNWGYEVAEQEFGDKVFTWNQYDKIQEAEGTEAANKAQSDAEAAGKIIVKDAIADIFLQQILTRPKEFDVVATMNLNGDYISDALAAQVGGIGIAPGANINYDTGHAIFEATHGTAPKYAGLDKVNPSSVLLSGVLMLEHLGWNEAAAMITASIEHTIASKVVTYDFARLMDGATEVKASEFANELIKNL
- the citZ gene encoding citrate synthase, which codes for MTSTKGLEGVVATQSAISSIIDDTLTYVGYDIDDLAENASFEEVIYLLWHQRLPKEDELAELKKQLADHMAVPQEVLNHFKTYPIQEVHPMAALRTAVSLLGLYDDKAEDMSDEANYEKAIKLQAKIATIVTSFARIRKGLEPVAPKAGIGYAENFLYMLSGKEPAAIAIEAFDKALVLHADHELNASTFTARVCVATLSDVYSGVTAAIGALKGPLHGGANEQVMKMLMEIGSEENVEPYIREKLANKEKIMGFGHRVYRKGDPRAKHLRAMSKKLTTLRGEEKYYNMSNQIEAIVTGEKNLPPNVDFYSASVYHSLDIDHDLFTPIFAVSRVSGWIAHILEQYANNRLIRPRADYIGPGMQKYVPINDRK
- a CDS encoding AI-2E family transporter translates to MATNRDKQQTFQLILFKWLPVIMTAILFFFVPPAAIAVIIAYFTAPILVSLRTMIKLPLTIATLFVMTLIIFLFSTFTFVALHGLMDTIPAIERHIAPFTKNTNIAGKLFVFLEDKVVQYGHAILEYAVTMISMIFQQLFSLFIFLIAYFFALRESGKNRFWFLVYFPAKVRQPAKRMFTKAGQLIGTFIAVEMRLFFLTFLIITAGFFFLRFTSPIGMAFLISLADSLPFLGIGLFLLPMAAFFIYTNNLYVGITLILLYLFTMITRQMAESYMWASTFQLKPIHAFFITACSVYLFGLPGILLTPFLLFAALKIKQHPLFTS
- a CDS encoding FxsA family protein, whose protein sequence is MKWLILSFIAIPTAELALLIYSGKTLGLFPTIAIILLTGVGGAYMAKRQGMKAWNELRTRMATMETPGNALIDSVCIFFGGILLIMPGFITDIVGIMLLFKGPRNFIRPFIQKWIYNKMKNGRIIMM
- the pyk gene encoding pyruvate kinase, with protein sequence MRKTKIVCTIGPASESPEILGQLIDAGMNVARLNFSHGDHAEHKARIDTIRKVAHEKGKVVGILLDTKGPEIRTHSMKNGEVDLVTGQHVAISMQEVEGNQSVFSVSYEKLIEDVEVGSVILLDDGLIQLEVTGKDEAQGLIQTLVINSGTLKNKKGVNVPGVSVQLPGITDKDAADILFGIQEGVDFIAASFVRRASDVMEIREILEANDGAHLQIIPKIENQEGVDNIDEIINVSDGLMVARGDLGVEIPAEEVPIVQKDLIKKCNQAGKPVITATQMLDSMQRNPRPTRAEASDVANAIMDGSDAIMLSGETAAGLYPVESVRTMDRIATTTEDAIDYRSVVSTRRREKHGNMTDAIGQAAAYTAINLKVKAVLAPTESGHTAKMIAKYRPGCPVIAVTSTELCSRKLSLVWGVYPIVGKKVTSIDEVLQESVEESIKHQYVGHGDVVIITAGVPVGEAGTTNLMKIQVVGDQLARGQGIGRTTAFGRTVVARNAAEALALDTTGAILVTVGSDRDMMPAIEKCAGLITEEGGLTSHAAVVGLSLGIPVIVGVENATKLIKHGNEVTMDAESGVIYNGHASVL
- the pfkA gene encoding 6-phosphofructokinase, which encodes MKKIAVLTSGGDAPGMNAAVRAVVRKAIFEGFEVAGIYNGYQGLIEGKIELLELGSVGDIIQRGGTKLRSARSVEFRTPEGRDKAVEQLKAHGIEGIVVIGGDGSFQGAFELTKLGIPCVGVPATIDNDIKGTDFTIGFDTALNTVIDAIDKIRDTASSHERTFIVEVMGRDAGDLALWAGLAGGAETILIPEEKYDVPAIIERLKSGSGRGKKHSIIIVAEGVMPAVELADLLKREAGIDTRISVLGHIQRGGSPSARDRVIASQFGARAVEVLKEGRGGVAVGMRNNGIVEYELKDVVEAKNEWKSEMYKLSIELSI